One genomic segment of Mastomys coucha isolate ucsf_1 unplaced genomic scaffold, UCSF_Mcou_1 pScaffold22, whole genome shotgun sequence includes these proteins:
- the Zfp41 gene encoding zinc finger protein 41 homolog — MEKPTTRKKKSQAPKEEAGAQKATVKGEKTSKGKKPTKKPRKPRRPRKEPILSPEDEAHIFDAFDASFKDDFEGVPVFVPFQRKKPYECGECGRIFKHKTDHIRHQRVHTGEKPFKCDQCGKTFRHSSDVTKHQRIHTGEKPFKCGECGKAFNCGSNLLKHQKTHTGEKPYGCEECGKSFAYSSCLIRHRKRHPRKKH; from the coding sequence ATGGAAAAGCCTACAACGAGGAAAAAGAAGAGCCAGGCCCCAAAGGAGGAGGCAGGTGCACAAAAGGCCACTGTCAAAGGAGAGAAAACGTCAAAGGGGAAAAAGCCAACCAAAAAGCCAAGAAAGCCCCGAAGACCCCGAAAAGAGCCTATCCTGAGTCCCGAAGACGAAGCACATATCTTTGATGCCTTCGATGCCTCGTTTAAAGATGACTTTGAGGGTGTCCCCGTGTTTGTTCCTTTTCAGAGGAAGAAGCCCTATGAGTGCGGTGAATGTGGACGGATCTTTAAACACAAGACAGATCACATTCGCCACCAGAgagttcacactggagagaagccctttAAGTGTGACCAGTGTGGGAAGACCTTCAGGCACAGCTCAGATGTCACCAAACATCAAAGAATTCACACCGGTGAGAAGCCCTTTAAATGTGGggagtgtgggaaggccttcaACTGTGGCTCCAACCTTCTGAAACACCAGAAAAcgcacactggagagaagccttatggcTGTGAGGAGTGTGGGAAGTCCTTTGCCTACAGCTCCTGCCTCATCCGACATCGGAAGCGTCATCCGAGGAAGAAGCACTGA